A segment of the Nostoc sp. TCL26-01 genome:
TGTCAGTTGTTCGATAGATGCTTACGCTCGATTTGTCAGCAAACTGATGCTAATTTCCGAGTGGTTGTGGTTTGTCATGAAAAACCAGACATTCAATTTACCCATCCCCAAGTTGATTACGTACAAGTAGACTTTCCTACACCTAATCAAGATTACCGCGATAAAATGCGCGATCGCGGTAAAAAAGTTATTGTCGGTGTCATCTATGCTCAACGTTTTTCTGCCCATCATATGATGATAGTTGATGCTGACGATTGTTTAAATCGTCGGGTAGCTGAGTTTACCAATCAGCATCCCGATGTTAATGGTTGGGTTTTTCAAAAAGGCTATGTATACCAAGAAAATAGCTCTTTTATTTACTATAGAAAATCACATTTTTATTCTTGGTGTGCAACTTGCAATATTCTCAAGTTTGATTTGTGTCCTTTACCTAGCAAAGATGATGAGTATCCAGATGATCTGATCACTTATTATAATGGGCATGGACAAATGGCAGCAGTCATGCAAGAAAAAGGTTTGCCCTTAGAAGATTTTCCTTTTGCTGGCACTGTTTATATTATTGGTAATGGAGAAAATATTTATCAAGGAGGCTTCTCGACTCTCCACAATGCCAATAAAGGTAAAATATTATTCTTCATCAAAGAATTACTCAAGTTTCGACCGATAACACCAGCCATTAAACAGGAGTTTGGTCTTTATAAATTGTCAGCATGATTTTTAATAGACATCTGGTGAAAATTCTTGTAGAGACGTTGCAGTGCAACGTCTCTACAAGAATTTTGGGCTGTATCTACATCATGAATCATTTTTGTTAATATAATTCTCCAAAAAAGAAAATAGAGACGCTCTCAAAAGTGCATCTCTACATGGTATAGAATATAGGAATCTGCTGGCTTTAATTTAAAAAAGTTCGTACACCTTCAGCTTAATTTTAGGGTGAGAGGGCAGCACGTAAGGCTGCACTCACTATGCACGAGATTAGTTCGCGTGTTAATCAAAAATCAAATATGAGTACTGTATTGTCAGATTAACCTGCGAAATTCTGCCATGATTTCGCTTTTCTGGAAACGGCGAGGATACCAGCTAATGCTAGAACACCAAAAGTAGTGGAAGCTTCTGGTACACGTCGTCTAGTCCCAAAGTACTCTACCTTAATTTCTACCCCTGCCAATGTTGCAATGTTATTGCTATTGTTACCACCTAAACTGGTAACTAAGGTATCAATGTCTGTGAAAGGGGAAAAACTAAAAGTTTCCCCAGGTGAAACTGCTAAAAATTGAGCAATATCTGAACTACTCAAAAATGTCTGAGGTGTGGGATTATGTTCATTGGTGAAAGGGCCAAAGTTTGCAGTGGCATTCCGAGCCAATGTGAACGTTTGTGAAACCAGAGTTAGAGGGCTACCAGAGTGAACACCGAAGGGGTTAAACGCAGTTAGGACTGCGGGATCGCCAGCATTAGGTTTAATGGTAAAATCGTTTAACTTGGTTTCTACCGTAAAAGTACGAGTGTTTCTAGAAGTATTGGTGATAGAGCCGGAGGTAGTAAGTTTAGCAGATAGCAGGCTAACAACTACTTTGTCTACTGTGATATCTGCTGTTGGTAAGTACTTGTCAAGTGTTAATGTCAGAGTGGGATCAGTAGGATCAAGATCCGTGATTTCGTCAGTGAAAGCCGCAGTATCAGAGAAAAGTAATGTTGAAGCATCTGCTTTTGGTATTACCGCTAGAGAGGCTAAGGAAACTGAAGCTGCGATTCCAACTATCTTTAGAGACTGAGTTAGAGATTTTGTTGCCATTACCATTGATTTCTGTTTGTTGTTATGCACTAGATTTTGAGAAAGAAAGCTAATGACAACTAATTCATCATTACCTCTTTCTTTTCTTTTGGTTTGGGTGGTTGTCAGTAATATCCGGTAGATGCAGAAGTACAAGTACGGTTACAAAGCTTTGATCTCAATCTCTTTTGCCATAAAAATTGGTGTTTTTACGGTGATTGATTACTACTATTAAGTTATATAACCAATTAAATAGCAAGTACTTAAGTAAGAATCCATAAAAACTTCATTATCAAATTGTCTCAACTTCAAGATTGCCTTGTTTTTGTACTAAGTACTAGCATTTTTTCAGCAAATATCAAGTTGCTATCAACTTACTAATTACTACAAAACTGGGACTTACGCAGTGTCACTAAATTTTCTGGCTTTTTTGTCAATAATCAATAGTCAATGGTCAAAATCAAGTTTTTTTGGACACAAAGTCTTGCGAGTTTAGAGCATTGTCTGCATTGGTTTTGCGATCGTCTCAACAATGCTCTTGAATAGATATGTGAATATATTGTTAATCTTGAGTCCCTCTCTATTACAGATTAAGAGGGAATTTTGCTACTTAGCGAACTGGAAAAACAGGAGTAAGATGTGACAATTATGACTCTTGTGAATCTTCAATAGTAAGTGAATCTTCAGAGGTAGATTCGACTTCAGTTTCAGGTTCTGGAACGCTCACAGGTTTGGGTTTGGAAGGTTTTGGGCCACGAGCTAGAGCTGGATTAATTGGCTGCTTATTTTCATTCTCAAAGGATGATTTTTTACCTTTACCAGACGAGCGATTACCGCTTGGTTTTGAACTTTTGGGTAAGGGTTCTCTAATATCTCCATTTCCCGAATCTGCGTCAGTATTTGCTTGAGCCTGACGTTCTGATTTTTTGATTGGACGTTCTACCATTGTTAAATTTGATAAAGATACATTTATGATACATTGGCTTGATGATTATTACATCGTTAAGGATGCTTTTCCTGGGTGAAGGAGTGATGAGTGAGGGAGTGCTGTAAAGCCCTTCTCCTCAAGGAGACACTACGCGAACGGGCATGGCTGTGCTTAGAGCGATAGCGGGGCGATGCAGCCCGTGCTGAGTTATGTTAGGTTTAGATAGATTTTTGGGATTGAAAAATGCGTAATTGCTCTACTATATAGTCTTCTAGTTCTTGTTTTTCTCTACTACTGGCTTTTCTTTGATAAGTCCTGCCTGTTTCTTGGATAAACTTGCGTTTTTCGCTGGGAGAGGCTTTGTATTTTGTTCCGGGTTGTTTCAAATTGTTTTGTAACTCTTCCCAGGTTTGTTCACCTATATTTTCCCCAAGTTTTATCAGGGCTTGAGGGAGTAAAATTTTTGCTTCTCTTTTAAAATCTTCTTCTGTCTCTAGGTTATTTAAATCTACATTAGTAAAATCAATATTAATCTGGTACTTAGTCATAGAGATATTGTAGATAAAGCTGATTAATTATCGCACAAAAAAATTATTCTTAGAGGGTGTTGGAAAAGTTTTAGTAGGTATAAAAATGTCATTCTGACTGGAGCGGAGCGTAAGGAAGAATCTGGGTTTTGTGGCACATACCGAGATGTTTCATTCCGCTACGCTGCATTCAACATGACAAAGAAACAGACTTTTCAAACGTCCTCTTAAAACCGAATGTATTGATACACAGGAATCCGATGTGATGCCTGTATTGGTTTGCCTTGTCAGCGAAACTAAAAAAGGAAGACTTAAGTAGTATGATAAAAGTGGCGATCGCTCACTAAAAAATTTGACCTATTGATTGATAAATACCTACCCTTATCAGGCAATATTCAGATGTTACAAAAACTATTTCTTCTGTGGCGGCAAAAGTTGCTACGTTCTATCATCATATACATCTTTGATCAACTCATGATCTGGTTTTGCCTCATGGTCGGGATATTGGGGGTATTTCTCAGCAATATTCCTGTCAGTCATGCTCAAGTTGTTTTTTCATCTCCGGTTGTTGTCACTACTAAACCCGGCATCACTGACAACAATCAGCATTCACAAACAATCCCTATAACTACTGTATATCGTAGTCCTGACTGTAGCTGTTGTGGTGGATGGATTGACCATTTAAAATCCCAAGGTTTTACAGTCAAAGATATTCCCACCACTAACATTGAGGCTATCAAACACAAGTTCAACGTACCTGATAACTTGACCTCTTGTCACACAGCAATTGTTGATGGATACGTCATTGAGGGACACGTACCAGCACAAGATATCAAACGCCTGCTACAAGAAAAGCCTCAAGTTGCTGGCTTATCGGTTCCACAAATGCCTTTAGGCACTCCAGGGATGGAGATAGGCGACAAAAAAGACCCATTTAGTGTACTGTTCTTCGACCAAGATCACAAAGTCGGCGTGTTTAGTAACTGGGTGATAGGTGATAGGTGACAGGTGATAGGTGATAAGTGATAGGTGATAAGTGATAAGTGATAGGTAGTAGCAACTATCACTCAATACTCATTACTCAAGACGATCTGCATCCCTCCCCTACCATTAACACCACTCCTCACTCAAAACTATTGACTATTGACCATTGACCATTGACTAATGACTATTGTGACTATTGCCAAGGTGAGGAAGGAAGTTGAACAATTGATGTCACAACACAGCCTTCCAGAAAAATGGGGACTCGTCCACAGTTAGGACACTTTACTTCATTGTCTGGTTTCGTGTCAGTTTTACTCTTTGGTCTGGGTTTTGAGTTTTGAGGTGTGAGGAAAACCACTTCAATAGATAGGGGTGACGAGCAATTACGGCATTCGCAAACCAATAGTTGCCCTACATCTGTGGTTTGGGAGACTTTCAGATGTTGCGTGGGAAAGAACTGTTCTGGTTCTTCAGGCTCAGATGATGGCTGTCTATCAAACTTTTCAGGCATTGGTTTGGTCATGGTTACTCCAAGAGCATTTATTTATTTAACTGTCGGGTACTGGCATTACAGCATCAACTCGCCATTGTTTTTTTATCATACGTTAAATCTTTAAAAGGCACGAAGGTAAAGGTTGGGGAATGGGTAAGAGGGGACTGGGTACTGGGTATTGGGTAATAGAGTGATGAGTGTCGAATTCCTTGGAGACTCACGTTGAATTATGTCCAAATTTAATTAAGAAATTTTAGTTAAAAATCCTAAAAGTTTCTTGGTATTAGGTGTGAGAAGCGTGCGACGATATGCGTCTGCGGCTTTTTTGATGGCTTCTGCTTGGGTGGGATAGGGATGAATGACGCTACTTAACTTACTTAACCCGATTTTGTGAACAATGGCGGTAGTGATTTCGGAAATCATTTCACCGGCGTGGGTTGCCACAATGGTTGCACCGATGATTTCATCAGAGCCTTGTTTGTGGAGAATTTTGAGAAATCCGCCTTCTTCCCCATCAGCGATCGCTCGATCTACACTACTAAAAGGAATGTGTATTGTCTCTACCTTTATCCCTTGTTTTTGCGCTTCCTGTGCATACAATCCCACATGAGCAATTTCTGGATCAGTATACGTCACCCAAGGCATCACTAAACTACTCAGTTTCGACCTTCCCCAGCCAAAAGGAGAAAACAGCGTATTTTTGATGACAATTCTTGCAGCTGCATCTGCTGCATGGGTAAACTTCCAGTCCATGCAGATATCACCAGCCGCATATATCTTGGGATGCGTCGTTTGCAGATAATCATTTACCTTCACACCCCGGCGTGTGTCATACTCTACCCCCACCAATTCTAAATTCAGTCCTTCCACATTCGGCACACGTCCTGCACCCACCAAAATTTCATCCACTGTTACAGAATCACGATAACCATGAGCAGAAAAGTACAACCGCTTTCCTTCAGTGACGCTAACTACTTCTTCCACCTTGGCATTTAAAACCAGGCGAATACCTTCTTTAATGAAAACTTGTTGGACAATTTCGGCTGCATCCGCATCTTCTTTATTTAAAATGTGAGAACCGCTATGTATCAGCACCACCTCACTACCCAAACGCCGAAAGGCTTGTGCTAATTCGCAACCGATGGGGCCTCCACCAATTACTGCTAACCTTTCTGGTTTTTGGATGAGAGAAAAAACCGTTTCATTGGTCAGATATCCGACTTGCTCAATTCCCAAAATCGGCGGTTTTGCGGCTCTTGCACCAGTAGCAATCACAGCTTTTCTAAACTTGAGAGTCTTACCTGCAACTTCTACAGTATTTTTGCTAGTAAATCGACCGCTACCTAAGAAAACATCAACACCCAAGGATGCAAAGCGTTCCACCGAGTCATGATGGCTAATTCCGGCACGAATTCGCCGCATCCTTGCCATAACTGCGGGAAAATCGATATCAACTTGTTGTTGGGGAATATTTATTCCCAGATTTTTAGCATTGCCAACTTCCCCTACCAACCGCGAAGATCGGATGATAGTTTTAGAAGGGACACAACCCACATTCAAGCAATCTCCACCCATGAGATGCTTTTCAATCAACGCTACCTTTAAACCCAAACCCAAGCCTGCTGCACCCGCCGCCACTACTAAGCCTGCTGTACCCGCACCAATTACCACCAAGTCATAATTATCAGCTGGTTGGGGATTTACCCAATTGGATGGATGTACATGAGCAACTAATTTCTGATTATACTCATCCACTGGGCGGACGATGACTCTCTCTAGCTCTGAATTTGACATCGGTGGAACCTCTCTCAGCAATATCAAGTTTAGCCCACCCTAATTTTGATATCATTTTTAAAGGAAATTGGTATAAGAAAGGCATCAAGAAATTGTCTTTTATTTTCTACTGCGACTATAGCCGTTCTCAGATGGATATCTCAAAGCCTCATGGGTACAGTTTCATTGTGCTGTGGCATCTGGGAAAGAGTTGTCTTAACTAATACCTCACAATAATTCTATGCGATCGCAGCTACTAAATCGCACGTGCTAAATAGTTAAGGTTTTTATCACTTCTTTTTCTGAATCAAAGTTTTTTGCTAGTTTGAAATCAGATCTATTTTTTACTCTGGGCAATAAATAATCAAAGCCAGCCTTGAAAAATTGTATTTAGTAAATGTTGAAAAGTTTACTTGTTAACAATAACTAAATTTTTCTTACATTGACTGATAAATTAACTCAAACGGCTTTTTCACAATTCTGTTCACTTAGACTACAAGGGTTTACTTAGTACACTTAACCATAAAAAGGGGTCAGAAATATCGAGGCTTGATGTTAGGTTTCACTTCGTTTTACCCAACTCATGAATGATTGCATTCCATGCCTTTTTGTGGTGAGATGTACCCAGGTTTTAGATAGCTATAGGCTCTGGTGTTCGCGGCATTAAGAGCTTTGTAAGAACACTACAAACTAAAAACTGAGGACAAAAATCATGTCCAAATCATTCACAACTTTACTCGCAGGAATCCAAGCACTGAGCATTTGGGGCTTAACCACAATTGCAATGATTTCTTTACCAGAATCGGCACAGGCTATTTGTGCAGCCAACCCCATGGATGGTGTTTGGCAAAATGTGAATCCTAATACTCGCTCCCTAGTGAAAGCCGAATATCGCTCTAGTTGCCATGATGTGATCTTATGTCCAAATGGCAACTGTCAACCCCAACCCACTGATGTGGGAAAAATCCGGCTCTATGGTTCCTGCCATCCCACCGCCTGTGACTGGGGCTGGACAAATGTTTACCAACAGGCTCCGTGGGTGCGGGGAAAATATAACCAGGGATTTGCTGATAAATGGGTGTGGGCTAGGATACAAAATAATCAATTAGAGGTAATCACATTAGCTCAATTCAAAGACAACAGTGGTCGGGCTGACTATGCAACTAAGGATTACTTCCAAAAAACCTCTCCCTAATGGTAATTAATCCTGAAAAATCATAATATTACCAGAATAACAAGCTACCCAAACTTCCCTAGTTTGTGGATCGTAAGTAATGCCGATGGGATTAGGTTCAACATTGACTTTTTGTAAAACTTTCATGTCACTAGTACGGACTTTACTAACTGTATTTTCACCGTAGTTCACAACGTAAAGCCTTTGACCATCATCCGATAAAACCATGCTTCTGGGAGCATTACCTGTAGAGACTTTCTGGACTAACTTGCCTTGAGGTAAACTAATCTTGGCTATTTTACCTTCACCATTTAAAGACGCATAAAGGTATTTACCAGCCGGATCAATATTCAGATGACGTGGCGAATGACCAATATTTCTGAGCCATTTGACAGAAAAATCTCTGAGGTCAACTTCAGCAATTTCGTAGGAACCCATGACAGCAACATAGGCTTTTTCTGATGTGGCATTGACAGCAATTCCGCGCGGATATCGACCTAATTTAATCCTGTGAATTTCCTGATTTTTCTGAGCGTCTACCACACTCAAATCCCAAGAACACCAGTTACTTACGAGGATTAATTGTTCATCGGGAGAAGTGGCGACAAATTTGGGTACAGAACCAACCGGAATCACACTATCAATCTTCAGAGTTTCGGTATTGATGCGATATAAAAAACTCTTGTCAGTATTTTGGGATGGATTGCATTGATCACTACCAGGATTGTTAAAGCCACGACCATACATTTGATAGTTAGACACCCAAGCATACTTGCCGTTGTGGGAAAAACTAGCCTCAACTGGAGCGCCTTTATACTTACCTTTAAATTGAGAATAACCGTATTTTGACAAATCTACTTCGTCAGGAATTACTTTAACTAACTTATAGTCTCGATTGTAGACAGTAATATTATGATTATACATCATATTCTGGGCAAAAAATAGACCATTCCCTGAATAAACTACCGATTTTGGGGAAATTTTGCCAGAAATAGTTTTAATTAGTGTCATCTGCCCTGAAGGACTAGGAGCATTGACTGGAGCATTTTCGAGGGGTTGAGAAGTATCTTGGATGAATGGTTGTAGTGGAGTTGTGTTTGCGAGTGATGAGGCTAATACCCGCGAACTCGATTCTAAAACTGATGATGTTTTTTGTCCGACAATCCCATCAGCATAGAGCTTGTTAGCTTTTTGGAATTTTATCACGGCTGTTGCTGTTGCCGTGTCAAACTTGCCTGTAATTACTCCCAAAAAATATCCGTCTGCTTGCAGTTTTTCTTGCAGAGAGATGACGCGATCGCTTTCGTCACCCTTTTTCAGCGAAGATTGAGCAGCTACCTGTGCTGGTTTATCCACCGGAGCTACATTAGATTCCAGTAAAACCAAAGTTTCCCTACCAACAACCCCATCAGCAGTTAATCCATGAGCTTTTTGGAATTTAATCACAGCTGCTTCCGTGACAGCACCAAAATATCCTGTAGGCTCTTGGTTAAAATATCCAGTTGCTTGCAGCTTTTGTTGGAGAGCCACCACTTGCGCATTTCTGTGACCTTTTTTGAGAGCCACGGCTGGGTTAGAAAAATTCAATGAACCCATCGCAAAGGAAACCGCTAGCATCAAAGCTCTGCTGCTATTTGTTGTCCAATTTAGTTTTTGTACGCAGACATCGTTGGCAGATGTCTCATAAGTCTCAGCTAAATGCAAGTAAGCAAGTGTGTCCATAGTTGGGGAAGTAACCAAGACCAGGATATATTTTGTAAAAATTATAACTCATTTATTTATTTATACTTATAAAATTGGTCAACTGTATAATATGTTTTGGCAAATGGGGATGAAAGGCGATCGCCCTACTTATACCAATTCAAAATTCAAAATTAAGCAAGCCAGATATAACAAGGGTTTGAAAGTGTGTATCTGTTGCATTCTTTTTTCAAATTGGTATGAGGGCTGCCAAATCCACACGGTTATCTAGTCTTGCTGACTAGTGATTTTCGTGGAATCAGGAGAGAAGTATCACCGACAACAGGTATCAGAATTTACAACAAATCTGGGTTTTCTCCCAGTTCTAACAAGCGTGCTGCTAGACGTTCAGCACGTTGACGTTCTTGTTCCGCACGTTGGCTTTCTTGTTCCGCACGTTGGTTTTCTTGTTCAGCACGCTGGCTTTCTTGTTCCGCACGCTGGACAGCTGCTTCTTCTGGCAACAATACTAAATTTCCAGTCTGATCATAAAATCTTAGCCACACACCCGTTTCTCTATCAATACAACCTTCCCAGGTTCCCAAATAAAAACCTAATGCTTCGCACCAAAGCCAGCCACGACTATCTAGTTCCAGGGGTTGATATTTCTGGTAAGAATCTAGATGCCAACCTTGGAGTGAGTTGGGATCAAATGGGTTAAAGATAAAATAATCTGGTGTGTGAAAGACCCTTTCATATAATTGTTTTTTGGTAACTTTGTCTATTCTCTGGGTGCTTTCTGATAAAAGCTCAACAATCACATCTGGATAACGTCCATTTTCATCCCAGACAACCCAACCTTGACGAGGATAACTACCATCAACATCTAAGACAACAAAAAAATCAGGCCCCTTAAAATCACGGTTTTTCACTTGGGCGCTGCTGTAATATACAAACATATTACCCCCCGTGAAGTAATCATTACGGTCTGCCCAGGCTTGCTGTAATG
Coding sequences within it:
- a CDS encoding mercuric reductase — encoded protein: MSNSELERVIVRPVDEYNQKLVAHVHPSNWVNPQPADNYDLVVIGAGTAGLVVAAGAAGLGLGLKVALIEKHLMGGDCLNVGCVPSKTIIRSSRLVGEVGNAKNLGINIPQQQVDIDFPAVMARMRRIRAGISHHDSVERFASLGVDVFLGSGRFTSKNTVEVAGKTLKFRKAVIATGARAAKPPILGIEQVGYLTNETVFSLIQKPERLAVIGGGPIGCELAQAFRRLGSEVVLIHSGSHILNKEDADAAEIVQQVFIKEGIRLVLNAKVEEVVSVTEGKRLYFSAHGYRDSVTVDEILVGAGRVPNVEGLNLELVGVEYDTRRGVKVNDYLQTTHPKIYAAGDICMDWKFTHAADAAARIVIKNTLFSPFGWGRSKLSSLVMPWVTYTDPEIAHVGLYAQEAQKQGIKVETIHIPFSSVDRAIADGEEGGFLKILHKQGSDEIIGATIVATHAGEMISEITTAIVHKIGLSKLSSVIHPYPTQAEAIKKAADAYRRTLLTPNTKKLLGFLTKIS
- a CDS encoding DUF411 domain-containing protein; its protein translation is MLQKLFLLWRQKLLRSIIIYIFDQLMIWFCLMVGILGVFLSNIPVSHAQVVFSSPVVVTTKPGITDNNQHSQTIPITTVYRSPDCSCCGGWIDHLKSQGFTVKDIPTTNIEAIKHKFNVPDNLTSCHTAIVDGYVIEGHVPAQDIKRLLQEKPQVAGLSVPQMPLGTPGMEIGDKKDPFSVLFFDQDHKVGVFSNWVIGDR
- a CDS encoding glycosyltransferase family 2 protein, with amino-acid sequence MLVFVIPLKSQQVSKDWDNVCQLFDRCLRSICQQTDANFRVVVVCHEKPDIQFTHPQVDYVQVDFPTPNQDYRDKMRDRGKKVIVGVIYAQRFSAHHMMIVDADDCLNRRVAEFTNQHPDVNGWVFQKGYVYQENSSFIYYRKSHFYSWCATCNILKFDLCPLPSKDDEYPDDLITYYNGHGQMAAVMQEKGLPLEDFPFAGTVYIIGNGENIYQGGFSTLHNANKGKILFFIKELLKFRPITPAIKQEFGLYKLSA
- a CDS encoding peptidoglycan-binding protein produces the protein MDTLAYLHLAETYETSANDVCVQKLNWTTNSSRALMLAVSFAMGSLNFSNPAVALKKGHRNAQVVALQQKLQATGYFNQEPTGYFGAVTEAAVIKFQKAHGLTADGVVGRETLVLLESNVAPVDKPAQVAAQSSLKKGDESDRVISLQEKLQADGYFLGVITGKFDTATATAVIKFQKANKLYADGIVGQKTSSVLESSSRVLASSLANTTPLQPFIQDTSQPLENAPVNAPSPSGQMTLIKTISGKISPKSVVYSGNGLFFAQNMMYNHNITVYNRDYKLVKVIPDEVDLSKYGYSQFKGKYKGAPVEASFSHNGKYAWVSNYQMYGRGFNNPGSDQCNPSQNTDKSFLYRINTETLKIDSVIPVGSVPKFVATSPDEQLILVSNWCSWDLSVVDAQKNQEIHRIKLGRYPRGIAVNATSEKAYVAVMGSYEIAEVDLRDFSVKWLRNIGHSPRHLNIDPAGKYLYASLNGEGKIAKISLPQGKLVQKVSTGNAPRSMVLSDDGQRLYVVNYGENTVSKVRTSDMKVLQKVNVEPNPIGITYDPQTREVWVACYSGNIMIFQD
- a CDS encoding Uma2 family endonuclease — translated: MSLETTTAVTNPPEEIAEWIDPPTPPTNLIFDDGVPLESNRHRIAINALIRSLQQAWADRNDYFTGGNMFVYYSSAQVKNRDFKGPDFFVVLDVDGSYPRQGWVVWDENGRYPDVIVELLSESTQRIDKVTKKQLYERVFHTPDYFIFNPFDPNSLQGWHLDSYQKYQPLELDSRGWLWCEALGFYLGTWEGCIDRETGVWLRFYDQTGNLVLLPEEAAVQRAEQESQRAEQENQRAEQESQRAEQERQRAERLAARLLELGENPDLL